A genomic region of Alicyclobacillus sp. SO9 contains the following coding sequences:
- a CDS encoding acyl-CoA dehydrogenase family protein has translation MKHISYAYGQNHFASDVDLQTVLQHYWKDYETHEGELLDFGKLVGTEIYESVYHVDHDAPPILVTHDLDGNRVDRVRLSPVHRQALQQTAHINRPQYEGGSWHHHYALGYLIGDPGLYCVLTITGQTVYAIHKYAPEFSEWKEQLISGQAFGATWMTESQGGSDLGANEAVATQDPDGDTWHITADKYFASGAGLTDVAITTARPEGGKGGPKGLALYLMPRLNQKGELNFNIRRLKDKSATRSVPSGEAELNNSEAYLIGKKEEGIYYTLENLTVSRLANSVGAMGTARKAHLEVIARVGHRKTFGKLLHEHPLIRRDLTDMAVRLAGGLALAFHAIEKFDNAWDARPPYTPEYHYARFMTHVAKNRTADHAAAMTAMGMELFGGLGFLEEYGVARWHREALITPIWEGPSNIQALDFLETIVKQKSHESFLAEFTPMLNKAGTPEAKLALETIEKTLQHLASLNPTQAQWHAKHSLERIADASQVALLYNLAQTGGERYAKLATLYAHRFLVNEEYPDWAMDDKQVWGVGIDA, from the coding sequence TTGAAACACATCTCCTACGCCTACGGCCAGAACCACTTTGCCTCTGATGTCGACTTGCAGACGGTTTTGCAGCACTACTGGAAAGACTACGAGACGCATGAGGGCGAACTGCTAGACTTTGGAAAATTGGTTGGAACTGAAATCTATGAAAGCGTTTACCACGTCGATCACGATGCCCCACCCATCCTGGTCACCCACGACTTGGACGGCAATCGGGTGGATAGAGTCCGGCTCAGCCCAGTCCATCGTCAGGCCCTGCAGCAGACCGCACATATCAACCGTCCGCAGTATGAAGGCGGCAGTTGGCACCATCATTATGCTCTCGGGTACCTAATCGGCGATCCCGGCCTCTACTGCGTCCTCACCATTACGGGCCAGACAGTCTACGCGATCCACAAGTATGCACCGGAATTCTCAGAGTGGAAGGAGCAGCTCATATCAGGGCAAGCGTTTGGCGCAACCTGGATGACCGAGTCACAAGGCGGGAGTGATTTAGGGGCCAACGAAGCCGTTGCAACCCAGGACCCGGACGGCGATACTTGGCACATCACTGCTGACAAATACTTTGCCAGCGGTGCCGGACTGACTGATGTGGCTATCACCACAGCCCGACCGGAAGGCGGCAAGGGCGGACCAAAAGGGCTGGCGCTATACCTGATGCCGCGCCTAAATCAGAAAGGCGAATTGAACTTCAACATCCGCCGCTTGAAAGACAAATCTGCAACAAGGAGCGTACCATCCGGTGAAGCAGAGCTGAACAACAGTGAAGCCTATTTAATTGGAAAGAAAGAGGAAGGTATCTATTATACGCTGGAAAATCTGACGGTTTCGCGCCTGGCCAATTCTGTTGGGGCCATGGGTACCGCACGTAAGGCTCATCTGGAAGTCATCGCACGTGTCGGGCACCGCAAAACCTTTGGCAAACTGCTTCATGAACATCCGCTGATTCGCAGAGACCTGACAGATATGGCTGTTCGTCTAGCCGGAGGTCTGGCGCTCGCTTTTCATGCCATTGAAAAGTTTGATAACGCATGGGATGCTCGCCCACCTTACACACCGGAATACCATTACGCTCGGTTTATGACGCATGTAGCCAAGAATCGCACTGCAGATCACGCTGCTGCCATGACCGCCATGGGCATGGAACTGTTCGGAGGTCTCGGGTTCCTCGAGGAATACGGCGTTGCAAGATGGCACAGAGAAGCTTTGATTACGCCAATTTGGGAGGGCCCCAGCAACATCCAGGCGCTGGATTTCCTTGAAACCATCGTCAAGCAAAAGTCACACGAGAGTTTTCTTGCCGAATTCACCCCGATGCTGAACAAAGCAGGTACCCCTGAAGCCAAGCTGGCGCTGGAAACCATAGAAAAAACCCTGCAACACCTAGCATCATTGAATCCCACCCAGGCACAGTGGCATGCCAAACACAGCCTCGAGCGGATTGCAGATGCCAGCCAAGTGGCACTTCTCTACAACCTGGCGCAAACGGGTGGAGAAAGGTATGCAAAACTGGCAACACTATATGCACACCGGTTCTTGGTAAACGAGGAATATCCGGACTGGGCCATGGACGATAAACAAGTATGGGGAGTGGGTATCGATGCGTAA
- a CDS encoding MerR family DNA-binding transcriptional regulator produces the protein MDPIYTISDLTNRFDITARTLRYYEEIGLIAPERRGGQRLYHDSDRVRIQLILRGRRLGFSLQEIAEMIDLYNTDPTEVTQLEEVIERGDVKISEINRQIQDLTAVRDELLELRQRMQQTLEEKRRTRGDE, from the coding sequence GTGGATCCGATATACACTATTTCTGACCTCACCAACCGCTTTGATATTACAGCCAGAACCCTGCGGTATTACGAAGAAATCGGACTCATCGCACCAGAGCGGCGAGGCGGACAGCGGCTTTACCACGACAGCGACAGAGTCCGTATCCAACTCATCCTGAGAGGCCGTCGCCTTGGCTTTTCACTTCAGGAGATTGCAGAAATGATTGATTTGTACAACACGGATCCTACTGAAGTCACACAGTTGGAAGAAGTCATCGAACGCGGTGATGTGAAGATTAGCGAGATCAATCGGCAGATTCAAGACCTTACAGCAGTACGAGACGAATTGCTGGAACTTCGCCAAAGAATGCAACAAACCTTGGAAGAAAAACGCCGGACGAGAGGAGATGAATGA